The Mustela erminea isolate mMusErm1 chromosome 6, mMusErm1.Pri, whole genome shotgun sequence genome includes a region encoding these proteins:
- the RASSF8 gene encoding ras association domain-containing protein 8, protein MELKVWVDGVQRIVCGVTEVTTCQEVVIALAQAIGRTGRYTLIEKWRDTERHLAPHENPIISLNKWGQYASDVQLILRRTGPSLSERPTSDSVARIPERTLYRQSLPPLAKLRPQIDKSIKRREPKRKSLTFTGGAKGLMDIFGKGKETEFKQKVLNNCKTTADELKKLIRLQTEKLQSIEKELESNEIEIQFWEQKYNSNLEEEIVRLEQKIKRNDVEIEEEEFWENELQIEQENEKQLKDQLQEIRQKITECESKLKDYLAQIQTMESGLEAEKLQREVQEAQVNEEEVKGKIGKVKGEIDIQGQQSLRLENGIKAVERSLGQATKRLQDKEQELEQLTKELRQVNLQQFIQQTGTKVTVLPAEPIEVEASHADIEREAPFQSGSLKRPGPSRQLPSNLRILQNPISSGFNPEGIYV, encoded by the exons GTCGAACAGGAAGGTACACTCTTATAGAAAAATGGAGAGATACTGAAAGACACTTAGCACCTCATGAAAATCCTATCATATCCTTAAACAAATGGGGGCAGTATGCTAGTGATGTACAGCTGATTTTACGTCGGACGGGGCCATCTCTTAGTGAGCGACCCACTTCAGACAGTGTGGCTCGAATTCCAGAGAGAACTTTATATAGGCAGAGTTTGCCCCCACTGGCTAAACTGAGGCCTCAGATTGACAAATCAATCAAAAGGAGAGAACCTAAAAGGAAATCATTAACATTTACAGGAGGTGCCAAAGGATTAATGGACATTTTTGGAAAgggtaaagaaactgaatttaagCAAAAGGTGCTGAACAACTGCAAGACAACAGCAGATGAATTAAAGAAGCTGATCCGGTTGCAGACAGAGAAGCTTCAATCCATTGAGAAAGAGCTAGAATcaaatgaaattgaaatacaATTTTGGGAGCAAAAATATAATTCTAACCTTGAAGAGGAAATTGTCCGCCTGGagcaaaagatcaaaagaaatgatGTCGAAATTGAAGAGGAAGAATTTTGGGAAAATGAATTGCAGATtgaacaggaaaatgaaaaacagctgAAGGATCAACTtcaagaaataagacagaaaataacagaaTGTGAGAGCAAATTAAAGGACTATTTGGCTCAGATCCAGACTATGGAAAGTGGTCTTGAAGCAGAAAAATTACAACGGGAAGTTCAGGAGGCACAAGTCAATGAAGAAGAGGTTAAAGGAAAGATTGGTAAGGTCAAGGGAGAAATCGACATTCAAGGCCAACAGAGTCTGAGGTTAGAAAATGGCATTAAAGCTGTAGAAAGATCTCTTGGACAAGCCACCAAACGATTACAG GACAAAGAACAAGAACTGGAGCAGTTGACTAAAGAACTACGGCAAGTCAACCTCCAGCAGTTTATCCAACAGACGGGGACAAAAGTTACTGTTTTGCCCGCGGAGCCCATTGAAGTAGAGGCCTCACACGCAGACATAGAAAGGG AGGCACCCTTCCAGTCCGGGTCCCTGAAGCGACCTGGTCCATCTCGGCAGCTCCCCAGTAATCTTCGTATTCTGCAGAATCCTATCTCGTCTGGTTTCAATCCTGAGGGCATCTACGTATAA